One genomic region from Pseudomonas hormoni encodes:
- a CDS encoding DUF4398 domain-containing protein: MSIRPLFAALAVLALAGCAADPAPNEQIRLTDQALIQAKAVGATADEVPELKLAEDKFSRAQGDMADQSYKHARMRAEQAELDARLAEAKVLTLKSEEQLNVLNTRITRLRKQVGDAQ; the protein is encoded by the coding sequence GTGAGTATTCGACCTCTTTTCGCTGCCCTGGCCGTTCTGGCTCTGGCGGGTTGTGCAGCCGATCCGGCGCCGAATGAACAAATACGCCTGACCGATCAGGCACTGATACAAGCCAAAGCCGTGGGCGCCACCGCCGACGAGGTGCCGGAGCTGAAACTGGCCGAAGACAAGTTCAGCCGTGCCCAGGGCGACATGGCGGATCAGTCCTACAAGCATGCGCGGATGCGGGCCGAACAGGCCGAGCTGGATGCGCGCCTGGCCGAAGCGAAGGTCCTGACCCTTAAGAGCGAGGAGCAGTTGAACGTGCTCAATACCCGCATCACCCGTCTGCGCAAGCAAGTGGGAGATGCCCAATGA
- a CDS encoding substrate-binding periplasmic protein: protein MDLRRVFGWSLLLGLTVLPTLSVAAGKCERLVVTGSPDAPPYLWQDPQNPKHLIGASADLLQQVAGELGIKVDILYAGKRSQALDEVRSGRMDMLADAPLTVSELETLDYIHPPLLENDYLVWTRKDSSLVYNEAQDLHGHPGALSEKSRITQAFGTFAEQQLTLVRTPNLTQAFQKLLLGEVEFVLAGRYSGMAAAQTLSMANDLVARPQPVDKPGLFLAVSHNSACNDPWLRGQLAKKMTELPASGLTEAVLQRNIERWKAQQQQQAASTPKQ, encoded by the coding sequence ATGGATTTGCGCCGAGTGTTCGGTTGGTCATTGCTGCTGGGCCTGACGGTATTGCCGACACTGTCTGTTGCCGCGGGCAAGTGCGAACGCCTGGTGGTCACCGGCAGCCCGGACGCGCCGCCGTACCTGTGGCAAGATCCGCAAAACCCCAAGCACCTGATCGGCGCCAGTGCCGATTTGTTGCAGCAAGTGGCGGGGGAGTTGGGGATCAAAGTCGACATTCTTTACGCCGGCAAACGCTCCCAGGCCCTCGATGAAGTGCGCAGCGGGCGCATGGACATGCTGGCGGATGCGCCGTTGACGGTCAGCGAGCTGGAAACTCTGGATTACATCCATCCGCCGTTGCTGGAAAACGATTACCTGGTCTGGACCCGAAAAGACTCGTCTCTGGTCTACAACGAAGCACAAGACCTCCACGGTCACCCCGGCGCGTTGTCGGAAAAGTCTCGAATAACCCAGGCATTTGGTACGTTCGCCGAGCAGCAATTGACCCTCGTACGTACACCAAACCTGACCCAGGCCTTTCAGAAATTGCTCTTGGGCGAAGTGGAATTTGTCCTCGCGGGACGCTACTCCGGCATGGCAGCGGCACAAACACTGAGCATGGCCAACGATCTGGTGGCGCGCCCACAACCGGTCGATAAACCCGGCCTGTTCCTCGCGGTTTCCCATAACTCCGCCTGCAACGATCCGTGGTTGCGCGGACAGCTGGCCAAAAAGATGACAGAATTGCCCGCGTCCGGACTGACGGAAGCCGTGCTGCAACGCAACATCGAGCGTTGGAAAGCGCAGCAACAGCAACAAGCCGCCAGTACCCCAAAACAGTAG
- a CDS encoding electron transfer flavoprotein subunit alpha/FixB family protein, whose protein sequence is MTILVIAEHDNKVLAPATLNTVAAAAKIGGDIHVLVAGQGAGAVAEAAAKIAGVAKVLVADNASYAHQLPENVAPLVAELGAGYSHILAAATSNGKNILPRVAAQLDVDQISEIISVESADTFKRPIYAGNAIATVQSNAAVKVITVRATGFDPVAAEGGSAAVEAVAAAHNAGTSSFVGEELAKSDRPELTAAKIVVSGGRGMQNGDNFKHLYALADKLGAAVGASRAAVDAGFVPNDMQVGQTGKIVAPQLYIAVGISGAIQHLAGMKDSKVIVAINKDEEAPIFQVADYGLVADLFEAIPEFEKLV, encoded by the coding sequence ATGACTATCTTGGTAATCGCTGAACACGACAACAAAGTGCTGGCCCCGGCCACGCTGAACACCGTGGCCGCTGCTGCCAAAATCGGCGGCGACATCCACGTGCTGGTTGCAGGTCAGGGCGCTGGCGCCGTGGCTGAAGCCGCTGCGAAAATCGCTGGCGTGGCTAAAGTGCTGGTGGCCGACAACGCCTCCTACGCTCACCAGTTGCCGGAAAACGTAGCGCCGCTGGTGGCCGAGCTGGGCGCTGGCTACAGCCACATCCTGGCTGCCGCGACCTCCAACGGCAAAAACATCCTGCCGCGCGTTGCCGCTCAGCTGGACGTTGACCAGATCTCCGAGATCATCTCGGTTGAAAGCGCTGATACCTTCAAGCGCCCTATCTACGCCGGCAACGCCATCGCTACCGTTCAGTCGAACGCTGCGGTCAAAGTGATCACCGTACGTGCCACCGGTTTCGACCCGGTGGCTGCTGAAGGTGGTTCGGCTGCTGTTGAAGCGGTCGCTGCTGCGCACAACGCTGGCACGTCGAGCTTCGTTGGTGAAGAACTGGCCAAGTCCGATCGTCCGGAACTGACCGCTGCCAAAATCGTCGTTTCCGGCGGTCGCGGCATGCAGAACGGCGACAACTTCAAACATCTGTACGCCCTGGCCGACAAGCTGGGCGCTGCCGTCGGTGCTTCCCGCGCCGCGGTCGACGCAGGTTTCGTACCCAACGACATGCAGGTCGGTCAGACCGGCAAGATCGTTGCTCCACAGCTGTACATCGCGGTCGGTATCTCCGGCGCGATCCAGCACCTGGCCGGCATGAAAGACTCCAAAGTGATCGTTGCGATCAACAAGGACGAAGAAGCGCCGATCTTCCAGGTGGCCGATTACGGCCTGGTGGCAGACCTGTTCGAAGCCATCCCTGAGTTCGAGAAGCTGGTCTAA
- a CDS encoding electron transfer flavoprotein subunit beta/FixA family protein has translation MKVLVAVKRVVDYNVKVRVKADNSGVDLANVKMSMNPFCEIAVEEAVRLKEKGVATEIVVVSVGPSAAQEQLRTALALGADRAILVESAEDLTSLAVAKLLKAVVDKEQPQLVILGKQAIDSDNNQTGQMLAALSGYGQGTFASKVEVSGDSVAVTREIDGGAQTVSLKLPAIVTTDLRLNEPRYASLPNIMKAKKKPLEVLTPDALGVSTASTNKTVKVEAPAARSAGIKVKSVAELVEKLKNEAKVI, from the coding sequence ATGAAGGTTCTTGTAGCTGTCAAACGCGTTGTGGATTACAACGTCAAGGTTCGCGTCAAGGCGGACAATTCCGGCGTCGACCTCGCTAACGTGAAGATGTCGATGAACCCATTCTGCGAAATCGCCGTGGAAGAAGCCGTACGCCTGAAAGAGAAAGGCGTTGCGACTGAAATCGTCGTCGTTTCCGTCGGCCCGTCCGCCGCTCAAGAGCAACTGCGCACCGCGCTGGCTCTGGGTGCCGACCGCGCCATCCTCGTCGAATCCGCTGAAGATCTGACTTCCCTGGCCGTTGCCAAACTGTTGAAAGCTGTTGTCGACAAGGAACAGCCTCAGCTAGTGATCCTTGGCAAACAAGCCATCGACAGCGACAACAACCAGACTGGCCAGATGCTCGCTGCACTGAGCGGTTACGGTCAGGGCACCTTTGCTTCGAAAGTTGAAGTGTCCGGCGACAGCGTTGCCGTGACCCGCGAAATCGACGGCGGCGCGCAGACGGTTTCCCTGAAACTGCCAGCCATTGTCACCACCGATCTGCGTTTGAACGAGCCGCGTTATGCGTCCCTGCCAAACATCATGAAAGCCAAGAAGAAGCCTCTCGAAGTGCTGACTCCGGACGCTTTGGGCGTTTCCACCGCCTCCACCAACAAGACCGTGAAAGTCGAAGCGCCGGCTGCACGCAGCGCGGGTATCAAGGTCAAGTCGGTGGCTGAACTGGTCGAGAAACTGAAAAACGAAGCGAAGGTAATCTAA
- a CDS encoding electron transfer flavoprotein-ubiquinone oxidoreductase: MEREYMEFDVVIVGAGPAGLSAACRLKQKAAEAGKEISVCVVEKGSEVGAHILSGAVFEPRALNELFPDWKELGAPLNTPVTRDDIFVLKNADSAQKIPDLFVPKTMHNEGNYIISLGNLCRWLAQQAENLGVEIYPGFAAQEALFDENGVVRGIITGDLGVDREGHPKEGLYTPGMELRGKYTLFAEGCRGHIGKQLIKRFNLDSEADAQHYGIGLKEIWEIDPAKHQPGLVVHTAGWPLDIMGTENTGGSFLYHLENNQVVVGLIVDLSYSNTYLSPFDEFQRLKHHPVLKQYLEGGKRISYGARAICKGGLNSLPKMVFKGGALIGCDLGTLNFAKIKGSHTAMKSGMLAAESVAEALFAEKDGTEELTTYVDAFKKSWLYDELFASRNFGPAIHKFGAIVGGGFNWLDQNIFGGKLPFTLHDTKPDYACLKLAADCKKIDYPKPDGKISFDKLSSVFISGTNHEEEQPCHLKLTDPSIPIAKNLPMYDEPAQRYCPAGVYEVVTKEDGEKRFQINAQNCVHCKTCDIKDPAQNITWVAPEGAGGPTYPNM, from the coding sequence GTGGAACGCGAATACATGGAATTCGACGTGGTCATCGTCGGTGCCGGCCCCGCTGGTCTTTCCGCCGCCTGCCGCTTGAAGCAGAAGGCTGCTGAAGCCGGTAAGGAAATCAGCGTCTGCGTGGTCGAAAAAGGCTCCGAAGTCGGTGCTCACATCCTGTCTGGTGCCGTGTTCGAACCACGCGCCCTGAACGAATTGTTCCCGGACTGGAAAGAACTCGGCGCCCCGCTGAACACGCCGGTGACGCGTGACGACATCTTCGTTCTCAAGAACGCCGACAGCGCGCAGAAAATCCCTGACCTCTTTGTGCCCAAGACCATGCACAACGAAGGCAACTACATCATCTCCCTGGGCAACCTGTGCCGCTGGCTGGCTCAGCAGGCCGAAAACCTGGGCGTGGAAATCTACCCTGGCTTCGCCGCCCAGGAAGCACTGTTCGACGAGAACGGCGTGGTTCGCGGGATCATCACCGGCGACCTCGGCGTTGACCGCGAAGGCCATCCGAAAGAAGGCCTGTACACCCCTGGCATGGAACTGCGTGGCAAATACACGCTGTTCGCTGAAGGCTGCCGTGGCCACATCGGCAAGCAGTTGATCAAGCGCTTCAACCTCGACAGCGAAGCCGACGCCCAGCACTACGGCATCGGCCTGAAAGAAATCTGGGAAATCGACCCGGCCAAGCATCAGCCAGGCCTGGTGGTCCACACCGCCGGCTGGCCGCTGGACATCATGGGCACCGAGAACACCGGCGGCTCCTTCCTCTATCACCTGGAAAACAACCAGGTGGTGGTTGGTCTGATCGTCGACCTTTCCTACAGCAACACCTACCTGTCGCCGTTCGACGAGTTTCAGCGCCTCAAGCATCACCCGGTGCTCAAGCAGTACCTGGAAGGCGGCAAGCGCATCAGCTACGGCGCCCGCGCCATCTGCAAAGGCGGCCTGAATTCGCTGCCGAAAATGGTCTTCAAGGGCGGCGCGCTGATCGGTTGCGACCTCGGCACCCTGAACTTCGCCAAGATCAAAGGCAGCCACACCGCAATGAAGTCCGGCATGCTCGCCGCTGAATCCGTGGCCGAGGCGCTGTTCGCCGAGAAGGACGGCACCGAAGAGCTGACCACTTACGTCGACGCGTTCAAGAAGAGCTGGCTCTACGACGAGCTGTTCGCCAGCCGCAACTTCGGCCCGGCGATCCACAAGTTCGGCGCGATCGTCGGCGGCGGTTTCAACTGGCTGGACCAGAACATCTTCGGCGGCAAACTGCCGTTCACCCTGCACGACACCAAGCCGGACTACGCGTGCCTGAAGCTGGCGGCCGACTGCAAGAAGATCGACTACCCGAAACCAGACGGCAAGATCAGTTTCGACAAGCTCAGCTCGGTGTTCATCTCCGGTACCAACCATGAAGAAGAGCAGCCTTGCCACCTGAAGCTGACCGACCCGAGCATCCCGATCGCCAAGAACCTGCCGATGTACGATGAACCTGCCCAGCGCTACTGCCCGGCCGGCGTGTACGAAGTGGTGACCAAGGAAGACGGCGAGAAGCGCTTCCAGATCAACGCCCAGAACTGCGTTCACTGCAAGACCTGCGACATCAAGGACCCTGCACAGAACATTACCTGGGTGGCGCCTGAAGGTGCCGGCGGGCCGACTTACCCGAACATGTAA
- a CDS encoding AraC family transcriptional regulator — protein MLLTRHLDANAALVSLIQPLTNRDGFAPTALPGVQVLRASCDVARGPQIYEPSLVIIAQGSKLAYLGPRTLEYGAGHYLIQALPVPFECETFSAPDGPMLGVSIAIDRVLLGELVLAMGLAPGRSIAAQTPESMTSAVLDDAMRGCVERLLRCLHDPLECQVMGQARLRELLFVALRGPQADVLRALVEQQGQFARIAASLSHLHAHYTEPLNVETLASCANMSASTFHEHFKRSTLLSPVQYLKRLRLLRAQQLLLGEGLGVAQVAHRVGYQSTSQFSREYKRYFERNPGDERAA, from the coding sequence ATGTTGTTGACCCGTCATCTCGATGCCAATGCCGCGCTGGTTTCGCTGATTCAGCCTTTGACTAATCGCGATGGTTTCGCTCCCACGGCGTTGCCGGGTGTGCAGGTTTTGCGGGCCAGTTGTGATGTGGCTCGCGGCCCGCAGATTTACGAGCCGAGTCTTGTCATCATCGCCCAGGGAAGCAAACTGGCGTATCTGGGGCCGCGTACGCTGGAGTACGGCGCCGGGCATTATTTGATTCAGGCATTGCCAGTGCCCTTCGAATGCGAGACGTTTTCAGCGCCCGATGGCCCGATGCTGGGCGTTTCCATCGCCATTGACCGTGTGTTGCTCGGTGAGTTGGTCTTGGCCATGGGGCTGGCGCCGGGGCGTAGTATTGCGGCGCAAACGCCAGAGTCCATGACCTCGGCGGTGCTTGACGATGCGATGCGTGGTTGTGTTGAACGGCTGCTGCGTTGCCTGCACGATCCGCTGGAATGCCAGGTTATGGGGCAGGCGCGATTGCGCGAGTTGTTGTTCGTCGCCTTGCGCGGGCCGCAAGCAGATGTGCTGCGGGCGCTGGTCGAGCAACAGGGGCAGTTCGCCCGGATCGCGGCGTCGCTCAGCCATCTGCATGCGCATTACACCGAACCCTTGAACGTCGAGACCTTGGCCAGTTGCGCGAACATGAGTGCGTCGACCTTTCATGAGCATTTCAAACGCAGCACCTTATTGTCGCCGGTGCAGTACTTGAAGCGTTTGCGTTTGCTCAGGGCCCAGCAGTTATTGCTGGGCGAGGGATTGGGCGTGGCGCAGGTGGCGCATCGGGTCGGGTATCAGAGCACGTCGCAGTTCAGTCGGGAGTACAAGCGGTACTTTGAGCGCAATCCGGGCGATGAACGCGCAGCCTGA
- a CDS encoding NAD(P)-dependent alcohol dehydrogenase, which produces MYTAIGYAAQSATTPLAPMKFERRSPRADDVAIDILYCGVCHSDIHQARNEWGIAVYPLMPGHEIVGKVTAVGANVTQYKVGDLVGVGCMVDSCRSCEACQANLEQYCLEGPTMTYATPDRVDGSNTMGGYSDSIVVSEHFVVRIPAKLDLASAAPILCAGITTYSPLKHYGVKAGDKVGILGMGGLGHMGIKFAKAMGAEVTLFTRSASKAEEGRRQGADHVIVSTDAEQMKAAAGHFDFLLDTIPVQHDLNPYLDTLRFDGVHILVGLIEPIDPPVHAAKLVLGRRVLAGSLIGGIAETQEVLDFCAEHNITCDIEMLDIRQINEAYARMIAGDVKYRFVIDMATLKV; this is translated from the coding sequence ATGTACACCGCCATCGGATACGCCGCCCAGTCGGCCACCACTCCCCTCGCCCCCATGAAATTCGAACGCCGCAGCCCTCGGGCCGACGACGTGGCGATCGATATTCTCTACTGCGGCGTCTGCCATTCCGACATCCACCAGGCCCGCAACGAGTGGGGCATTGCCGTTTATCCGTTGATGCCCGGCCACGAGATCGTAGGCAAAGTGACCGCCGTCGGTGCGAATGTCACCCAGTATAAAGTCGGCGATCTGGTCGGCGTCGGCTGCATGGTCGATTCCTGCCGCAGCTGCGAAGCCTGCCAGGCCAACCTCGAGCAATATTGTCTCGAAGGTCCGACCATGACTTATGCCACACCGGACCGCGTGGATGGCAGCAACACCATGGGCGGTTACTCCGACAGCATCGTCGTCAGTGAACACTTCGTCGTGCGCATCCCGGCAAAACTCGACCTCGCCAGCGCCGCGCCGATCCTCTGCGCCGGCATCACCACCTACTCGCCGCTCAAGCACTACGGCGTGAAGGCGGGCGACAAGGTCGGGATTCTCGGCATGGGTGGCCTCGGCCACATGGGCATCAAGTTCGCCAAGGCGATGGGCGCGGAAGTCACTCTGTTCACTCGCTCGGCGAGCAAGGCTGAAGAAGGACGTCGTCAGGGCGCGGACCACGTGATCGTGTCCACCGACGCCGAGCAGATGAAGGCAGCAGCAGGCCATTTCGACTTCCTGCTGGACACCATTCCGGTACAGCACGACCTCAATCCCTACCTTGATACCCTACGTTTCGACGGCGTGCACATTCTCGTGGGTTTGATTGAACCGATTGATCCACCGGTCCACGCGGCCAAACTGGTGTTGGGCCGTCGCGTACTGGCCGGCTCGCTGATCGGCGGCATCGCCGAAACCCAGGAAGTGCTGGATTTCTGCGCCGAGCACAACATCACCTGCGACATCGAAATGCTCGACATCCGTCAGATCAACGAGGCTTACGCCCGCATGATCGCCGGTGACGTGAAATACCGTTTCGTCATCGACATGGCGACGCTGAAAGTCTGA
- a CDS encoding IclR family transcriptional regulator, producing MQEDAPKIAKDAAPTGTQTLLRGLGVVQAVASGARDLKEIARLIGTTRSTTHRLASCLVDERYLRVVPQVGYLLGPKLIELGFQAREELPLVTLAGPYLDELSALTGDTIHLAIREGDEVLYLHKNPGRNGPEMRSRVGHRMPLARTGIGKALMLDDTQEEWQRLYEVSLPAGGKNQFWPQHPEQSWEQFQQRMVEYVAGGYAFDLEDNEPSIRCVAAPIRDASKRIVAGISIASTVPYMPLEKMAELIPLIKGVTARLSAELGAKV from the coding sequence ATGCAGGAAGACGCCCCAAAAATCGCCAAGGACGCTGCGCCGACCGGCACCCAGACACTGCTTCGCGGTCTGGGTGTGGTTCAGGCCGTGGCCAGTGGCGCCCGCGATCTCAAGGAAATCGCCCGGCTGATCGGCACGACGCGCAGCACCACCCATCGTCTGGCCAGTTGCCTGGTGGACGAGCGTTATCTGCGCGTGGTGCCGCAAGTCGGGTATCTGTTGGGGCCGAAGCTGATCGAGTTGGGCTTTCAGGCGCGTGAAGAATTGCCGCTGGTGACCCTGGCCGGGCCGTATCTGGATGAGTTGTCGGCGTTGACCGGCGACACCATTCACTTGGCGATTCGCGAGGGCGACGAGGTGCTGTACCTGCACAAGAATCCAGGACGCAATGGTCCGGAAATGCGCTCGCGGGTCGGCCATCGCATGCCGTTGGCGCGCACCGGGATCGGCAAGGCGCTGATGCTGGATGACACGCAGGAAGAATGGCAACGACTGTACGAAGTCAGCTTGCCGGCGGGTGGGAAAAATCAGTTCTGGCCGCAGCACCCGGAGCAATCCTGGGAGCAGTTTCAACAGCGCATGGTCGAGTACGTGGCGGGCGGTTACGCCTTCGATCTGGAAGACAACGAACCGTCGATCCGCTGCGTGGCGGCACCGATTCGTGATGCCAGCAAGCGCATCGTTGCTGGCATCAGCATCGCCAGCACCGTGCCGTACATGCCGCTGGAAAAAATGGCCGAGCTGATTCCCCTGATCAAAGGGGTCACGGCCCGGCTCTCGGCGGAGCTTGGCGCTAAGGTCTGA
- a CDS encoding MFS transporter — translation MQPQTLTGQASLVTPSRKRFFIMVLLFITVVINYLDRSNLSIAAPALTSELGIDPIHVGLIFSAFGWTYAAMQIPGGWLVDRVPPRILYSVALLLWSIATVMLGFAASFIALFVLRMAVGALEAPAYPINSRVVTTWFPERERATAIGFYTSGQFVGLAFLTPVLAWLQHEFGWHMVFVSTGAVGILWAVIWYAVYREPRDFKGANDAEIDLIREGGGLVDIQAETAKAKAKFSWTDLGIVLTKRKLWGIYLGQFCLNSTLWFFLTWFPTYLVKYRGMDFIKSGLLASLPFLAAFVGVLCSGFFSDFLIRRGYTVGFARKLPIIGGLLISTSIIGANFVESTPLVIAFLALAFFGNGLASITWSLVSTLAPARLLGLTGGVFNFIGNLSAITTPIVIGFLASGDSFAPAITYISVLALIGALSYILLVGKVERIKL, via the coding sequence ATGCAACCGCAAACCCTTACCGGGCAGGCGTCGTTGGTGACGCCCAGTCGCAAGCGTTTTTTCATCATGGTGCTGCTGTTCATCACCGTAGTGATCAACTATCTGGACCGCAGCAACCTGTCCATCGCCGCCCCGGCGCTGACCAGCGAACTGGGCATCGACCCGATCCACGTCGGGCTGATTTTCTCGGCCTTCGGCTGGACCTACGCCGCCATGCAAATCCCCGGCGGCTGGCTGGTGGATCGCGTCCCGCCGCGCATTCTCTACAGCGTCGCCTTGTTGCTGTGGTCAATCGCGACGGTGATGCTCGGCTTCGCCGCCAGTTTCATCGCGCTGTTCGTCTTGCGCATGGCGGTCGGTGCCCTGGAAGCCCCGGCGTATCCAATCAACAGCCGTGTAGTGACCACTTGGTTTCCGGAGCGCGAACGCGCCACGGCCATCGGTTTCTACACCTCCGGCCAGTTCGTTGGCCTGGCGTTCCTGACGCCGGTACTTGCCTGGTTGCAGCATGAATTTGGCTGGCACATGGTGTTTGTCAGCACCGGTGCGGTGGGCATTCTCTGGGCGGTGATCTGGTACGCGGTGTATCGCGAACCGCGGGATTTCAAGGGCGCCAATGACGCCGAAATCGACCTGATCCGTGAGGGCGGCGGGTTGGTAGATATCCAGGCAGAGACAGCCAAGGCCAAGGCGAAATTCAGCTGGACCGACCTTGGCATCGTCCTGACCAAACGCAAGTTGTGGGGCATCTACCTCGGTCAGTTCTGCCTCAACTCGACGCTGTGGTTTTTCCTGACGTGGTTCCCGACCTACCTGGTGAAATACCGCGGCATGGACTTCATCAAGTCCGGCCTGCTGGCATCGCTGCCGTTTCTCGCCGCCTTCGTCGGTGTGCTGTGTTCCGGTTTCTTCTCGGACTTTTTGATCCGCCGCGGCTACACGGTAGGGTTCGCCCGCAAATTGCCGATCATTGGCGGCCTGCTGATTTCCACGTCTATCATCGGCGCCAACTTCGTCGAGTCGACGCCGCTGGTGATTGCCTTCCTCGCGTTGGCCTTCTTTGGTAACGGACTGGCTTCGATCACCTGGTCGCTGGTTTCAACGCTGGCACCGGCACGGTTGTTGGGGCTGACCGGCGGGGTATTCAATTTCATCGGCAACCTGTCGGCGATTACCACGCCGATCGTGATCGGCTTCCTCGCCAGCGGTGATTCGTTTGCCCCGGCGATTACCTACATCTCGGTTCTTGCGTTGATTGGTGCGCTTTCCTACATTCTGCTGGTCGGCAAGGTCGAGCGTATCAAGTTGTAG
- the dgoD gene encoding galactonate dehydratase, whose translation MKITKLTTFIVPPRWCFLKVETDEGVTGWGEPVVEGRAHTVAAAVEELSDYLIGKDPRNIEDIWTVLYRGGFYRGGAIHMSALAGIDQALWDIKGKALGVSVSDLLGGQVRDKIRVYSWIGGDRPADTARAAKEAVSRGFTAVKMNGTEELQFLDSFEKVDLALANVAAVRDAVGPNVGIGVDFHGRVHKPMAKVLMKELDPYKLMFIEEPVLSENYEALKELAPLTSTPIALGERLFSRWDFKRVLSEGYVDIIQPDASHAGGITETRKIANMAEAYDVALALHCPLGPIALAACLQLDAVCYNAFIQEQSLGIHYNESNDLLDYVKDPRVFDYDKGFVKIPNGPGLGIEINEEYVIERAAVGHRWRNPIWRHADGSFAEW comes from the coding sequence ATGAAAATCACCAAACTGACCACCTTCATCGTTCCGCCGCGCTGGTGCTTCCTCAAGGTTGAAACCGACGAGGGCGTGACCGGTTGGGGCGAGCCCGTGGTCGAAGGCCGCGCCCACACGGTGGCCGCCGCCGTTGAAGAATTGTCCGACTACCTGATCGGCAAAGACCCACGCAACATCGAAGACATCTGGACCGTGCTGTACCGCGGTGGCTTCTACCGGGGCGGCGCGATCCACATGAGTGCGCTGGCCGGTATCGACCAGGCGCTGTGGGACATCAAGGGCAAGGCCTTGGGGGTGTCGGTCAGCGATCTGCTGGGTGGTCAGGTGCGGGACAAGATCCGCGTGTATTCGTGGATCGGCGGCGACCGGCCGGCGGACACCGCGCGGGCGGCGAAAGAAGCGGTCAGCCGTGGTTTCACTGCGGTGAAAATGAACGGCACCGAAGAGCTGCAATTCCTCGACTCCTTCGAAAAAGTCGACCTGGCCCTGGCCAACGTCGCGGCCGTGCGTGACGCGGTCGGGCCGAACGTCGGCATCGGCGTGGATTTCCATGGCCGGGTGCACAAGCCCATGGCCAAGGTGCTGATGAAGGAACTCGATCCGTACAAACTGATGTTCATCGAAGAGCCGGTACTCAGCGAAAACTACGAAGCGCTGAAGGAACTGGCACCGCTAACCAGCACGCCGATTGCCCTTGGCGAGCGGTTGTTCTCGCGCTGGGATTTCAAGCGCGTGCTCAGCGAAGGTTACGTCGACATCATCCAGCCCGATGCTTCTCACGCTGGCGGCATCACCGAAACCCGCAAAATCGCCAACATGGCCGAAGCCTACGACGTGGCGTTGGCGCTGCATTGCCCGCTGGGTCCGATTGCACTCGCGGCGTGCCTGCAACTGGACGCGGTTTGCTACAACGCGTTCATCCAGGAGCAGAGCCTGGGCATTCACTACAACGAGAGCAACGACCTGCTGGATTACGTCAAGGATCCGCGGGTGTTCGATTACGACAAAGGCTTCGTGAAGATTCCGAATGGCCCGGGCCTGGGCATCGAGATCAACGAGGAGTATGTGATCGAACGCGCGGCGGTCGGGCATCGCTGGCGCAACCCGATCTGGCGCCATGCCGATGGCAGTTTTGCCGAGTGGTGA
- a CDS encoding 2-dehydro-3-deoxy-6-phosphogalactonate aldolase, producing the protein MLKQALAQNGLIAILRGLRPQEAAAIGEVLYAAGFRVIEVPLNSPEPYESIRILRSTLPADCLIGAGTVLTPEQVEQVKAAGGQVIVMPHSDPKVLRAAKAAGLFLSPGVATPTEAFAALAEGADVLKMFPAEQMGPAVVKAWLAVLPAGTILAPVGGITPDNMQVFIDAGVKGFGLGSGLFKPGMTPEDVALNAKAYVAAWNALR; encoded by the coding sequence ATGCTCAAGCAAGCCCTGGCGCAAAACGGCCTGATCGCGATCCTGCGTGGCCTGCGCCCGCAGGAAGCGGCGGCTATCGGAGAAGTCCTTTACGCAGCCGGATTTCGCGTCATCGAAGTGCCGCTCAATTCCCCCGAGCCGTACGAAAGCATCCGCATCCTGCGCAGTACCTTGCCCGCTGATTGCCTGATCGGCGCCGGCACTGTGTTGACGCCGGAACAGGTCGAACAAGTGAAAGCCGCCGGCGGGCAGGTGATCGTCATGCCCCACAGCGATCCCAAAGTGCTGCGCGCAGCGAAGGCGGCGGGGCTGTTCCTGTCGCCGGGTGTTGCGACACCGACCGAAGCCTTCGCCGCATTGGCCGAAGGTGCGGACGTGCTGAAGATGTTCCCGGCCGAGCAAATGGGCCCGGCAGTCGTCAAGGCCTGGCTCGCGGTGTTGCCGGCCGGAACCATTCTTGCGCCCGTGGGCGGAATAACACCGGACAACATGCAGGTGTTTATCGACGCTGGCGTCAAAGGCTTCGGCCTCGGGTCCGGGTTGTTCAAACCGGGCATGACGCCTGAGGACGTAGCGTTGAACGCCAAGGCCTACGTGGCTGCATGGAACGCTCTGCGTTAA